The Candidatus Eremiobacterota bacterium genome has a window encoding:
- a CDS encoding DUF1460 domain-containing protein produces MASKISAAVFLCAFLMTAVSFAAGDGEKWIASQPKLYTVKERARFNRFLGELHRRFPTLEGRMRALALARVGTPYSLGCLGEEKPPDQKPFFRVDVTDCTVFVLTTLAMAHGSTWDEARELMKKLNYHNPPMVGTKTVSYQNRQHFTYERLHSCPFFADITASLAAPSVCGKATVTLNRKSDGTKLLDIPWEKEVTALYIPAAQVDEKLVAKLPSAAGVAFVRKKNFSLGIVVSHEGLVIDRKWLFHANSISKKVEKRSFLDYLSENSDYFDGVIFSRFY; encoded by the coding sequence ATGGCATCGAAGATTTCTGCAGCGGTTTTTTTATGTGCCTTTCTTATGACGGCAGTGTCTTTTGCCGCTGGTGACGGCGAAAAGTGGATTGCCAGCCAGCCGAAGCTTTATACGGTGAAGGAGAGGGCCCGGTTCAACAGGTTCCTGGGAGAGCTTCACCGCCGGTTTCCCACGCTTGAAGGCAGAATGAGGGCACTTGCCCTTGCCCGCGTGGGAACGCCTTACAGCCTCGGGTGCCTTGGCGAGGAGAAGCCCCCTGACCAGAAGCCCTTCTTCCGCGTTGACGTGACGGACTGCACGGTTTTTGTTCTCACAACCCTCGCCATGGCCCACGGGTCCACCTGGGACGAAGCGCGGGAGTTGATGAAGAAGCTCAATTATCACAATCCTCCCATGGTCGGGACAAAGACGGTGAGCTATCAGAACAGGCAGCATTTCACTTATGAGCGCCTCCACTCCTGCCCCTTTTTCGCCGACATAACGGCATCGCTTGCCGCGCCTTCAGTCTGCGGGAAGGCTACGGTGACTCTGAACAGGAAAAGCGACGGCACGAAGCTCCTTGATATCCCATGGGAAAAAGAGGTGACGGCCTTATATATTCCTGCGGCCCAGGTTGACGAGAAGCTTGTGGCAAAGCTCCCTTCCGCTGCAGGGGTGGCCTTCGTGAGGAAAAAGAACTTCAGCCTGGGGATCGTGGTTTCCCACGAGGGACTTGTTATTGACAGGAAATGGCTTTTCCATGCCAATTCCATCTCGAAGAAAGTGGAGAAGAGGTCTTTCCTCGACTACCTGTCGGAAAACTCCGATTATTTTGACGGCGTGATCTTTTCAAGGTTTTACTGA
- a CDS encoding MBL fold metallo-hydrolase, with protein sequence MIFDSAVVGRVDCNCYVLGCPDTREGVVIDAGGDADVIAQIVRKHGLAVKHFLCTHGHFDHIEGLRDLRAVIEAPIAIHEEDILLYENLPIQGRHFGMEIEPAPLCNRFLSEGDEIKFGKLALKVIHTPGHSPGSVCFQCGSDVFTGDTIFAGSIGRTDLTGGSLESLVKNAREKLLTLGDKVRLYPGHGPATTVGDEKKNNPFLAAAPL encoded by the coding sequence ATGATCTTTGACAGCGCCGTGGTGGGAAGGGTTGACTGCAACTGTTACGTACTGGGATGCCCGGATACCAGGGAGGGCGTGGTTATCGACGCAGGCGGGGACGCCGATGTCATTGCGCAGATCGTCAGGAAGCACGGCTTGGCCGTAAAGCATTTTCTCTGCACCCATGGCCATTTTGACCATATCGAGGGACTCAGGGACCTGCGCGCGGTGATAGAGGCGCCTATCGCGATTCACGAGGAGGATATCCTTCTTTACGAGAATCTGCCGATACAGGGGCGCCATTTCGGGATGGAGATTGAGCCCGCCCCTCTCTGTAACCGATTTCTCAGCGAGGGAGACGAGATAAAGTTTGGAAAGCTCGCCCTGAAAGTGATCCACACGCCGGGGCATTCCCCCGGGTCGGTATGTTTTCAATGCGGCAGCGACGTTTTTACCGGCGACACAATATTTGCGGGATCCATCGGCAGGACGGACCTCACGGGCGGCTCCCTGGAGAGCCTTGTCAAGAATGCCAGGGAGAAGCTGCTTACCCTTGGCGACAAGGTAAGGCTCTATCCCGGCCATGGGCCAGCCACGACTGTGGGTGATGAAAAGAAAAACAACCCCTTCCTGGCAGCAGCCCCGTTATGA
- a CDS encoding alpha-glucosidase C-terminal domain-containing protein has protein sequence MERATSALLKVLEDLKRKKDTFTGTYLVPPLWAPPGGKPPEDHRPVNVNPYEYYTGHIEAILAAGREKAGSHLPYRGTKGFWICNSEVYNIFPRLATAFDHDGDGVIGGHDRDITVNSGAIRETGTFLKTLALLGHIHRLGCDVVYFLPITAIGKDGNKGDLGSPYAIRNPYELDEKLRDPLCDLDITTQFKALVEACHTLGMKAVLEFVFRTGAKDADWIATNPDWFYWIDNAIPERRPGMRPDEMKSSYGNPVFSDEDLARIKQKVTAKDFNNLPAPPADYRAMFKLAPASPAKVRKQEKGGFLGTSLDPLSGREVETRIPGAFADWPPDDVQPPWTDVTYLRLYLDEDPAKPQFNYIAYNTIRMYDNALAKMERANRPLWDRIRDIIPHYQKTFGINGVMVDMGHALPPALMQEIVAAARGNDPDFAFLSENFTVDEHSLEAGYNVVLGYAWNVEHNREGLLKLMHHVGGGMPLSFFATPESHNTPRSATKKGEVGYSKWIYVVNAFLPYGIPFIHNGYELGETYPVNTGLDFTAGEVEHFRGKPLALFDRWHFDWASPREFSSFIARVNEIRQTHKAIACCTEKGSFVLIEGGSPDVLAYRRSHGNEELFIVVNMNCDDPGEFSLGGDTPEGPVRELLHGRELHRHDGRLSGTLAPGEALVIYHRRNHS, from the coding sequence ATGGAAAGAGCTACATCGGCGCTTCTCAAGGTACTTGAGGACCTCAAAAGAAAAAAGGATACTTTCACCGGCACCTACCTTGTCCCCCCGCTCTGGGCTCCCCCCGGCGGGAAGCCCCCTGAGGATCATCGCCCCGTCAACGTGAATCCCTATGAATACTACACAGGGCACATAGAAGCCATTCTTGCCGCAGGCCGGGAAAAGGCAGGGAGCCACCTCCCTTACAGGGGGACAAAAGGCTTCTGGATCTGCAACTCCGAGGTGTACAACATATTTCCCCGGCTTGCCACCGCTTTTGATCACGACGGCGACGGCGTGATCGGCGGCCATGACAGGGATATCACCGTCAACAGCGGTGCAATAAGGGAAACAGGGACCTTCCTGAAGACCCTGGCGCTCCTTGGCCATATCCACCGCCTGGGATGCGACGTGGTTTACTTCCTGCCCATCACGGCCATCGGGAAAGACGGGAACAAGGGGGACCTGGGCTCGCCTTATGCCATCAGAAATCCTTACGAGCTTGACGAGAAGCTCCGCGATCCCCTCTGCGATCTTGATATCACCACGCAGTTCAAGGCCCTCGTGGAGGCCTGCCATACCCTGGGGATGAAGGCGGTCCTCGAGTTCGTGTTCCGCACCGGCGCAAAGGATGCAGACTGGATAGCGACGAATCCCGACTGGTTCTACTGGATAGACAATGCAATCCCTGAAAGGCGCCCCGGCATGCGTCCCGATGAGATGAAGTCCTCTTACGGGAACCCTGTCTTCAGTGATGAGGATCTCGCCAGGATCAAGCAGAAAGTGACAGCAAAGGACTTCAATAACCTTCCTGCCCCGCCGGCCGATTACAGAGCCATGTTCAAGCTCGCCCCCGCATCGCCGGCAAAAGTGAGAAAACAGGAAAAGGGAGGGTTTCTCGGCACATCCCTGGACCCCCTGTCGGGCAGGGAGGTTGAGACCAGGATTCCCGGCGCCTTTGCCGACTGGCCTCCCGATGACGTGCAGCCTCCCTGGACCGACGTGACGTACCTTCGCCTTTACCTTGACGAGGATCCCGCGAAGCCGCAATTCAACTATATAGCCTATAACACCATAAGGATGTATGATAACGCCCTTGCGAAAATGGAGAGGGCAAACCGCCCCCTCTGGGACAGGATAAGGGACATCATACCGCACTATCAGAAGACCTTCGGCATCAACGGCGTGATGGTGGACATGGGCCATGCGCTGCCGCCGGCCCTCATGCAGGAAATCGTGGCCGCCGCCAGGGGGAATGATCCTGATTTCGCCTTTCTCTCCGAGAACTTCACCGTTGACGAGCACAGCCTGGAAGCGGGCTACAATGTGGTGCTCGGCTATGCGTGGAACGTGGAGCACAACCGCGAAGGGCTCTTAAAGCTTATGCACCACGTGGGAGGGGGCATGCCCCTCTCCTTTTTCGCCACACCGGAGTCCCACAACACGCCGAGGAGCGCCACCAAGAAGGGAGAGGTGGGATATTCCAAGTGGATTTACGTGGTCAACGCTTTCCTGCCCTATGGGATACCCTTTATCCATAACGGATACGAGCTGGGCGAGACCTACCCTGTGAACACGGGCCTGGACTTCACCGCCGGGGAAGTGGAGCATTTCAGGGGAAAGCCCCTGGCCCTCTTTGACCGCTGGCACTTTGACTGGGCATCGCCGCGGGAGTTCTCTTCATTCATCGCCAGAGTCAATGAGATACGCCAGACCCACAAAGCCATCGCGTGCTGCACGGAGAAAGGCTCTTTCGTCCTTATCGAGGGCGGCAGCCCGGATGTCCTCGCCTACCGCAGAAGCCATGGGAATGAAGAGCTCTTCATAGTAGTGAACATGAACTGCGACGACCCGGGGGAGTTCTCGTTAGGCGGCGATACACCGGAAGGCCCTGTCAGGGAGCTTCTCCACGGGAGGGAGCTGCACCGCCATGATGGCCGGCTGAGCGGAACCCTGGCCCCTGGCGAGGCGCTTGTCATTTATCACCGGAGAAACCACTCATAA
- a CDS encoding WD40 repeat domain-containing protein gives MRSKRPQFKLFLFFTLMAFFSAIAALESPCGEAEGAVLAVVRTVRVSQEPLSAIAVSPENSLIAGVDSRNVLTLWDSDGRTRERISFQHPIPPVRTLALSPDGARIALGPEKGFVRVLSTGGNDDGVTLDWYNTVTALAFSPGGKGLLVGSLNGDVKFWDAESGALTRLFNDTDFLVQWLCFSPSGRMAAAGFWDRSIALWDVATGKIVRLLREKEEPLLLYYNPQRNRDEKRSSRSSDTVSLCGAFTGDGLFIAGGCNDGTVRIWNVESGEKTGTLKISESPVTSLSASPRGSYLACGTGSGETCLLDPAGQSAPVLLPGHHDAVCSLAFNSEGTMIVSASREGVVIEWKVQEAK, from the coding sequence ATGAGATCGAAGCGCCCTCAGTTCAAGCTTTTCCTCTTTTTCACGCTCATGGCGTTCTTTTCAGCCATTGCCGCCCTGGAGAGCCCCTGCGGGGAGGCTGAAGGAGCGGTTCTCGCGGTCGTCAGAACCGTAAGAGTCTCTCAGGAACCGCTCTCTGCAATTGCCGTCTCGCCGGAAAACTCTCTCATCGCAGGTGTGGACAGCCGCAACGTGCTCACCCTGTGGGATTCCGACGGCAGGACAAGGGAGAGGATATCTTTTCAGCATCCCATTCCACCTGTAAGGACTCTTGCTCTTTCTCCCGACGGGGCACGAATTGCTCTCGGCCCTGAGAAGGGCTTCGTGCGGGTCCTGAGCACCGGCGGAAACGACGACGGCGTCACGCTTGACTGGTACAACACCGTGACTGCCCTTGCATTCTCTCCCGGGGGGAAAGGGCTTCTCGTGGGCTCTCTGAACGGTGATGTCAAGTTCTGGGATGCCGAGAGCGGCGCTCTCACGAGGCTGTTCAACGACACGGATTTCCTTGTGCAGTGGCTCTGCTTCTCGCCGTCGGGGCGCATGGCGGCGGCGGGCTTCTGGGATCGCTCGATTGCCCTGTGGGATGTGGCGACAGGGAAGATTGTAAGGCTTCTCCGTGAGAAAGAGGAGCCCCTTCTCCTCTATTACAATCCTCAGCGGAACAGGGATGAAAAGCGCTCTTCCCGCAGCAGCGACACGGTCTCTCTCTGCGGGGCTTTCACCGGTGACGGCTTGTTCATTGCAGGGGGCTGCAATGATGGAACCGTGAGGATATGGAACGTGGAGTCAGGGGAGAAGACCGGCACGCTGAAAATATCAGAGTCACCGGTGACTTCGCTCTCTGCCTCGCCCCGCGGCTCGTACCTGGCATGCGGCACAGGGAGCGGCGAGACCTGCCTTCTGGACCCGGCAGGGCAGAGCGCTCCGGTGCTCCTTCCCGGCCACCATGACGCCGTGTGCTCCCTCGCCTTTAACAGTGAAGGCACAATGATTGTCTCCGCGTCAAGGGAGGGCGTCGTAATCGAGTGGAAAGTTCAAGAGGCCAAATAA